From Dehalococcoidia bacterium:
CTCCTCCGCGGTCAGCCGGCGGACGGCCGTAGAGTGAAGGGCCTTGCGCAGCTCGGCGACGAGGCCGCCTTCGTCTGCCACGCTGTTAGCCAGGACGGTGTACGCCGCGCCTACCTCGCGGGCCGTGTGGGCGTCACTGCCGCCGATGCCGGGAAGCCGGCAGCCGCGCGCGAGCTCCAGCGCGTTGGCGTTCTGTAGCGCCCCTTCGCTCGCGTTTGCAACCTCCAGGGAGTCGAAGATGTCGGCGAGTGACCCCTCGACGGGCCGCCCGTAGCGCCTCGAGGGGTGGGCGAGGAACATGAGCGCGCCTTCCGCCATCACGTGCTCGCGCAGGGCCGCGAGCGTCGAAAGCCCCTTGCGCCAGGTCGACAGCCCGTAGACCAGCACGTGGCCGACCTCCGTCGTCGCCTCGACGCCGCGCAGGACGACGATGCCGTGCTTCTCGCCGAGCTCCCTCACGGCGACCTCGGGCCAGAAGGCATCGTGCTCGGTGATGCAGATGCCATCGAGTCCCGCCTCCTTCGCCGCCCGGCAGAGGTCGTCCGGTGAAGCGGCGCTGCACGCCGAATGCGCCGTCGAGTGCGTATGCAGGTCGATCAGCATCGCCGCCTGGCAGACCCGGGAAACGGCGGACCTGAGAACCTGAGGTGCTGAAACGCTGAAATGCTCGCCTGCCGAGCCGCCCAGCTCACTCGAGGCAGACTCTTTCGACGACCCGGTAGAGGACTTCGACGCCGAGCCGCAGGTTCTTGAGGGAGATGCGCTCGTTGTTGCCGTGCTGACCGCCCATCTCGCCGGCGCCGAGGAGCATGGGGACGAAGCCGTACGCCGGGATGCCTCGCCGCCGGAAGGTGCGCGAGTCCGTGAAGCCGGCGCTCACGCGCGGCAGGAGCGCCGCTTCCGGCATTACCTGCGCGCACACCTCCCGGATGGCGTCGTGCAACTCCGTGTCTGGAGAGGACGAGGGGCTCGCTGAGCCGAACACCGTCTCCACCTCGACCTTGGGGTCGTCGATCACGGTGCGGAGCTCGGCGATGAAGCGGTCGTGGTCGTAGCCGGGGACGAGACGGCAGTCGAGCGTGGCCTCCGCGGAGGCGGGGATGACGTTGTGCTTGATGCCCGACCGCAGGCCCGTGGCGCTGATCGTGTTCGTCATCACCGTGCGCAGCTGACGGTGCCGGTCGACGATTTCCTCCGGGGACGCCGAGTCCGGGTCCACGGCGAGGTAGCCCTCCCGGTGAGCGGCCCGCAGGGACTCGGCGACCGGCTCCGTGATCGTGAGCGGCCGCTCCCAGTGCTGGATGCGGTGCATGGCGCGGATGATGCGGTCCAGGCAGTTGTCCTCGTGCGGGGCGGAGCCGTGGCCGGGGCGGCCCGTGGCCCTGAGGCGCAGCCAGAGGGGGCTCTTTTCCGCCATCGAGACCCCGAACAGGGGGCGCTCGACGCCGAGGTAGGTCTCCGCACCGTAACCGCCTTCGTTGATGACGAAGGCGGCGTCCTGTATGAGCTCAGGGTGGTGCTTGTCGAGCCATTCGACGCCGTATTCGCTGCCCGCTTCCTCGTCCGCCACGGCGAGAAAGCGCAAGGGACGCTTCAGCCGCGCGCCGGCGTCCAGTCGCCGCTTGATCGCCAGGAAAACGACGAGCTCCAGGGTCCCCATGCCCTTCATGTCGAGGGCGCCACGGCCCCAGATGAAGCCGTCCTTTACCACGCCCGCGAACGGGTCGACCTGCCAGTGCTCGGCCTCGACGGGCACAACGTCGGTGTGGTTGAGGAGGACAAGGGGCAGAGCGGCCTCCTGGCCCGGCGCCTTGCCGGCTTGCCCGCCCGAGGATGTCTGGAGGATGGCGTAGAGGTTGGCGCGGCCGGGGGCGGAGATGAGCTTGGTGGAGTCGATGCCGTCAGCCCGGAGGATTTCGGCCAGGAAGTCGGCAGCAAGCTCCTCGTTCCCGGGTGGGTTGGTGGTGTTGACGCGAATGTATCGTTGGAGGATTTCGGCGGCTTGAGCGGCCATCCCCTCGAAATCGGGGTCCTTCGTCGCTGCGGCCTTCCTGGGGGGCATCGCGGCTCCTTCCGGCTGTGGGGCGCTCTCCGGTACGGGAGTGGGGTTATTCAAACAGAAGGCGGGAAAGGGCACAACGCCACCCGGCGCCCGTCAGGTGCCGCCCCCAAGCTGGGGTGCGATCACCCTGACTCCGGCGCCAGGCGCGGCCCTCCGGAAGCGCCGTGACCTGAGGATGTCGGTGTCCCGGCCGTGAACGCCGCAACATCGCGTGCGGCAACCGCGAGCACCCGGCGTCGCTGATGCGC
This genomic window contains:
- a CDS encoding PHP domain-containing protein — encoded protein: MLIDLHTHSTAHSACSAASPDDLCRAAKEAGLDGICITEHDAFWPEVAVRELGEKHGIVVLRGVEATTEVGHVLVYGLSTWRKGLSTLAALREHVMAEGALMFLAHPSRRYGRPVEGSLADIFDSLEVANASEGALQNANALELARGCRLPGIGGSDAHTAREVGAAYTVLANSVADEGGLVAELRKALHSTAVRRLTAEE
- a CDS encoding M20/M25/M40 family metallo-hydrolase gives rise to the protein MPPRKAAATKDPDFEGMAAQAAEILQRYIRVNTTNPPGNEELAADFLAEILRADGIDSTKLISAPGRANLYAILQTSSGGQAGKAPGQEAALPLVLLNHTDVVPVEAEHWQVDPFAGVVKDGFIWGRGALDMKGMGTLELVVFLAIKRRLDAGARLKRPLRFLAVADEEAGSEYGVEWLDKHHPELIQDAAFVINEGGYGAETYLGVERPLFGVSMAEKSPLWLRLRATGRPGHGSAPHEDNCLDRIIRAMHRIQHWERPLTITEPVAESLRAAHREGYLAVDPDSASPEEIVDRHRQLRTVMTNTISATGLRSGIKHNVIPASAEATLDCRLVPGYDHDRFIAELRTVIDDPKVEVETVFGSASPSSSPDTELHDAIREVCAQVMPEAALLPRVSAGFTDSRTFRRRGIPAYGFVPMLLGAGEMGGQHGNNERISLKNLRLGVEVLYRVVERVCLE